One Vitis vinifera cultivar Pinot Noir 40024 chromosome 15, ASM3070453v1 genomic window, TACAAATTCATCCCTCAACCAGTTATGTgaggattttcaaaaatttgtacGTGGAAAATGTTTTTTACTCGTTCTAGATGATGTCTGGACTGATAATGATGAGGAATGGAAGAGGCTTCTAGATCTCCTACGGGAAGGGGCAAAGCAGAGTAGAGTTCTGGCCACCAGTCAAAAGACTGAAGTTTGCCATGTCCAGTACATGCAAATTACTCACAACTTGAACTTTTTGTCGTACAACGACTGCTGGTCTTTGTTTCAACGAACTGCATTTGGACAAGACCATTGTCCATCCCAACTAGTCGAATCTGGAACCAGAATCGTCCGCAAGTGTCAGAATTTGCCTTTGGCAGTAAAGGCAATGGGAAGCTTTCTGGGCCGCAATCTTGATCCAAAAAAATGGCGAAAAATCTCAGAACTTGACATATGGGAAGCTGAGAAGGGGGAGCCCAAATCTACGAGCCCCAGCATTTTCCCCGCGCTGAAAGTGAGTTAtaatcaatgttttcagaaccggaccggtgatcgaaccggaaaagttaccggttcacggttcactggtcggaccggcGGTCGAACCGCTATCGAACCGCTAttgaaccggtgacgtcataaatatataatttatatattattaaaattaaaaataattataaaaattttaaaatatatataaataaattaaacatcaataatattattttatatctttgatattatcaaattaaatcatattaatattttaaattttattaaatgaaatatgtgtaatgtttaaatgtgaatatataaaaaaatgaaaatttaaactaatttcataatttttaaaaatattatattatttttatttaatattataaaaaaatttaaaatctaatatgtgttgttttgtttggcatattagataaaaaaatacatgtagCCGGGTGGTGTTTTAGGTGGACTTTGGAATAGGGGTGGTCCAAGGTTCAAACCTTCATGaagttttgttatgttttttttctttgatatttagcaatcccacatcggaaagTAAGAGAAACAAGGAGTCAAATGACTCCTATAAAAGGCTCTTTGCTCAGGATGGTTTTTAGCTTAAAGATGGGCTTGTGGGCGGGCTCAAAACTCAGCCCACATAAAGTGGAATGGGTATGTGGGCTGTGTCATAAGACAGGCCCAACATCCTTTAGTAAATTTCGTTTTAAGTTACATGGAATCCTTGGtagcatttttattttgtaatttttttttaaagaaaagttaAAATCTTTTGAATCAGTCGGTTTTTTTGGAACCGGCCGGTTCGTCCGGTTCACCGGTTGAACCGCCGGTTCGAACGGTTCAACCCCGGTTCGATCTCAATCCGGTCCAAATGATCGGATCGGACCGGAATGGTGACCGGTCGACGGTTGGACCAGTCcgaccggccggtccggtccgaccggccggtccggtccggtttttaaaacattggttatAATCATCTCCCTTCTCATTTAAAGCCACTGTTTTGCTACTGTTCCATATTTCCAAAGGGGTATTCATTCGATAAGAAGGAGTTGGTTCAATTATGGATAGCGGAAGATTTAATCCAGTTCCAAGGACAAAAAAGGATGGAGATTGCAGGTGAATATTTCAATGAGTTGCTAACCAGGTCCTTCTTTCAAAGTCCAGACGTAGACAGGAAAAGGTACAGGATGCATGATCTTTTCCATAATCTGGCACAATCAATTTCTGGTCCCTATTCTTGCCTAGTGAAGGAGGATAACACGCAATATGATTTCTCTGAACAAACTCGTCATGTGTCATTGATGTGTAGAAATGTGGAGAAACCTGTCCTGGATATGATTGATAAATCAAAGAAAGTGCGCACACTTCTACTCCCCAGCAATTATTTGACAGATTTTGGCCAAGCTCTAGATAAAAGGTTTGGCAGAATGAAATACATCCGTGTGTTGGATCTGAGTTCAAGTACAATTCTTGATGTACCAAATTCAATCCAAGAGTTGAAGCTGTTGCGCTATCTCAACCTCTCCAAAACTGAAATCAGAAGTCTCCCCGCCTTCCTCTGCAAACTCCATAATCTGCAAACCCTACTACTGTTAGGGTgtgtttttctttcaaaattgcCCAAGAACATTGCCAAGCTAATAAACTTGAGAGATCTTGAACTAGATGAAGTGTTCTGGCACAAAACCACAAAGTTGCCACCAAGAATTGGGAGCTTAACCAGTCTGCATAACTTGCATGCATTTCCAGTTGGGTGCGACGATGGATATGGGATTGAAGAACTCAAGGGCATGGCAAAGCTTACGGGATCATTGCGTATTTCAAACCTTGAGAATGCAGTGAATGCAGGTGAGgcaaaattgaatgaaaaagaaagcCTTGATAAACTTGTGTTGGAATGGAGCAGCCGAATTGCTTCCGCACTAGATGAAGCAGCAGAAGTGAAGGTGCTTGAAGATTTACGGCCCCACTCAGACCTCAAAGAGCTCCACATTTCTAATTTTTGGGGTACCACATTTCCACTTTGGATGACAGACGGGCAGCTCCAAAATCTGGTAACTGTTTCCTTGAAATATTGTGGAAGATGTAAAGCCCTTTCACTCGGTGCGCTACCCCACCTTCAAAAACTCAACATTAAAGGGATGCAGGAGTTGGAGGAACTAAAGCAATCAGAGGAGTACCCATCCCTGGCTTCCTTAAAGATCAGTAATTGCCCCAATCTGACAAAGTTGCCATCCCACTTTCGTAAGCTAGAAGATGTGAAGATCAAAGGTTGCAACTCTCTCAAGGTCCTTGCCGTAACCCCATTTCTGAAAGTCCTAGTACTTGTTGGCAATATTGTTCTGGAAGATTTGAATGAAGCGAATTGTTCCTTCTCTAGTCTCTTGGAATTGAAGATTTATGGTTGCCCAAAGCTGGAGACCTTACCACAAACATTCACACCAAAGAAGGTAGAGATTGGTGGCTGCAAGTTACTGAGAGCTCTCCCAGCCCCAGAGTCCTGCCAACAACTTCAGCACTTACTTCTGGACGAATGTGAGGATGGAACACTAGTGGGCACAATACCAAAGACCAGTTCTCTAAACTCTTTGGTCATTTCAAACATTTCAAACGCAGTCTCTTTCCCAAAGTGGCCTCATCTTCCTGGTCTCAAGGCTTTGCACATCCTTCATTGCAAAGATCTAGTTTATTTTTCCCAAGAAGCATCACCATTCCCAAGTTTGACCTCACTTAAACTTCTGTCCATCCAATGGTGCTCCCAACTTGTAACATTGCCTGATAAAGGGCTCCCCAAATCCCTAGAATGTTTGACTCTTGGTTCCTGCCACAATCTCCAGTCCCTTGGTCCTGATGATGCGTTGAAGAGCCTCACCTCCCTCAAGGATCTTTACATCAAGGACTGCCCCAAACTCCCCTCATTACCGGAGGAGGGTGTTTCTATTTCCCTTCAACATTTGGTAATTCAAGGATGTCCCATACTAGTGGAGCGCTGCACAGAGGATGATGGAGGAGGACCAGATTGGGGAAAGATCAAGGACATAACTGACCGAGAGATTGGTTCCACTGAAGTAACATCATCCCTCGATTTCTCAAACCAAATTCAAGATCACCCAAAAGCATCTTCAACTCGTTGGCATCATCCTTTTGTGAAGTACTGGAAAGGTTAGTATTTGCTATATCCCCGTGGAATTTCATTACTATGAGTAGCATAATTTTCTAGCTCCTTGTCCATCCATTTGGAGataatgttttccttttttgtctGTGTGCCCAAACTATAAAAACTGAAAATCATAGGGCCAATTGTCAAATCATCTTCAGATGGTAAGAACTATCAAATCTAAAATGGTTCCAACATTGGAAGTTCGGCTGAAAATagtgtgatctgaattcattTCGTTTATAGTGACTTTCCTTCCTCAATGATAAACTTCTAGCTACCATTTCATCAGCCTAAAATTTACCaagattttataataaaaatgaagactTCTCTTCCGTGTGACAGTTGAATCTTGtcagaaattataaaatatatatatatatatatctttgattGCTGCTATTTTTTAAGTGAAGCATCCTTCCAAAGAACATGAATTAAACTTCTTTTTCCCTTGGTTTTATTACCTCTATTGTGCAGAGCAACTAGAAATCTTCAGGGAAATTATCACAACAGCAGAATTTACATGGTTTTCATGCAACAAGAAAGTAAaatgtccattttttttttctgtctttttcttttgacaTGCTTGTGCATTTGGGTAGAAAATGAAGATTCATAATGTTTGCAGCAGGAACTTCCGACAGGAATGAGACActatgaaaatcaaatttcttttgttcttgtagAAATGTATTTAAATAGAAAGTGAAGACATAATAGTTGCAGGAGCAAATTGTAAAGGGAAGGAATCAGCAGAACAATGAAGCTTAGCAAAGTACCGTGGTGCTTCGTGGGCtcaattattgatatttttccttTAGACATGTTTTTGGTAAAACCAAAGATGACAACTGTAGTTCGTAAGAAGATAAATCAAGTTTATAGAAGAGGCTTAGTGCTCATCAATAGAACTATACTTCATAGATGATAACTATTGaacttttttcttattcatgTGTGTgggtagaaattgaaaattcacATCATCTCTAgggcaaaattttaaaagtgaagAGCCACAAAAACCATCAAGGATAACAGTGTTCAACAAGTGCTTAGCAATACAATAGCTGTATTTCACAGATGAccattaatttttgttttaaacatTTTGGGTAAGAACCAAAGATTCATATTTTTTGCAGGAGGAACTTCTAAAGGCAAGGAACATGCAGAACCATCAAATTTAGCTGAAGAACATCGTAAGTTCATAGAATAATAGCAGTTaatagtttaattatattttgccTCATTCTTTTGGATATGCATTAGGCTGGAAAATCCATATTCATAATTGCTAGATTTGCAACAATGCTACTTCTCTAGGAAATAGCCCAAGATTATGTTTTGCCAAGGGACAGTATTAGCCTTAACATTTAATGTGTTAGGGATTTGATGTTGATCTTAGAAGTAAACCCATGATTGTATTGACTTGAGCTTTGGTGTTCGTTGTGCAAAAACTTATAGATCTATGAAAATATCCAAATATGATACAGAAGAAGAATTACAGAAAAACAAGtccacaaaaaaacaaaaatttatgtgattcaatattttgcctacatccacaaaatttatagataaaccattattatatttttcttttcatcctagacaaaaaaaaagaaaaaaaaaaagattatcatTCAGACTTACAAAGCACAACGAGTGCTCTACAATACAAAAAACACTAGTTGTTGGATTAATCTATTTTCATGGAgatatgaatttgattttaaaatgaatattcaTAACGTTCATAGGAGGAATTTCAAAGGGGAAGGAGCcaaagaaattatcaattttagTACAACATAGTGAGTACAGTTTCTTATCATAAGAGTAGTTAATGAATGAACtttgttatgtttttcttttaatcatatctttagatagagagagaaaattatCAATAAGATTTGTGTAACATAGTGAGTGATCTAAAATACAAATAACAATTGTTGATTGATTGATGTACTTTCATCGACATATGCATTGTATTTTAAAGTgattattcataatttttattgagGGAACTTTAAAGGGAGAAAGTCTAAGAAACCATCAATTTTagttagggatggcaatgggacgggtatgagattttttGTAAAACCCAGGGCGGGTGTGGGTATTGCCCCATCCCAccccgtttacatataaaattaattttaaaaataatttaatttaaaattttatttcactatttttaatatatagataataataaaataagttataaaaaatataataattttattatttataaaatatatttattttaatataattaaaaaaatttaaagtaatttaaaaaaattataaaaaaaaaaaactaaacgggggggcgggtatgggaaagcctcgtttaattttttaaacgggacggggatgggaattatttttaataaacggggcggggttgggatgggggcgacctgTCCTAACCCGCCCCGTTGTCATTCCTAATTTTAATACAACACAAGGAGTTCTCATTTTTATAATAGAAGTATTTCATAGATGAGACAttgttatgtttttctttttctattgtctttagatagaaaaagaagattattATTAAGAAAGAGCATAGCGTGTGCTATATAATAGAAATAACAATAGTTGATAGTTTGATCTATTTTCATTgagatttgaatttgatttgaaagtggatattcataatatttatagGAGGAACTTCAAAGGGGAAGGAACCCGAGACACCATCAATTTTAGTACAACACGGTGAGTGTTCATTGTTATAATAAGAGTGGTTCTATACAATAGTTGATATAAAAAGAAGATTATTATTAAGAAAGAGCATAGTGTGTGTTATACAATAGAAAGACCATCAATTTTCAATTGTCTTTagatagaaaaagaagattattATTAAGAAAGAGCATAGTGTGTGCTATACAATAGAAATAACTATAGTTGATAGTTTGATCTATTTTCACTgagatttgaatttgatttgaaagtgGATATTCATAATATTTACAACAGGAACTTCAATGGGGAAGGAACCTGAGACACCATCAATTTTAGTACAACAAGGTGAGTGTTCATTGTTATAATAAGAGTGGTTTTATATAATAGTTGATATAAAAGGAAGATTATTATTAAGAAAGAGCATAGTGTGTGTTATACAATAGAAAGACCATCAATTTTCGATTGTCtttagatagaaaaaaaaaattattatgaaagaGTATAGTGTGTGCTATACAATTGAAATAACAATAGTTGATAGTTTGATCTATTTTCATTgagatttgaatttgatttgaaagtgGATATTCATAATATTTACAGGAGGAACATCAAAGGGGAAGGAACCCGAGACACCATCAATTTTAGTACAACACAGTGAGtgctcattgttataataagaTTAGTTCTATACAATAGTTGatataaaaagaatattattattaagaaagaGCATAGTGTGTGTTATACAATAAAAAGACCACCAATTTTCGATTGTCTTTGGATACAAAAAGAAGATTATTATTAAGAAAGAGCATAGTGTGTGCCATACAATAGAAATAACAATAGTTGATAGTTTGATCTATTTTCATTgagatttgaatttgatttgaaagtgGATATTCATAATATTTACAGGAGGAACTTCAAAGGGGAAGGAACCCAAGACACCATCAATTTTAGTACAACACGGTGAGTGCTCATTGTTCTTCAAACATCCTATGTTTCCCTACTCCTTATATATACACCTTGAACCATGAGCTCCTCGCTCCATCGGGTGTCACTTATTCTTCCttacatctctatccacctcatatagtctttacaagTCCATCTCAATCGCATAAACTTTTTCCCtaatgacctagaatatttatagagatattcctaacaacttttcttattttataaggaattttaatattaaaatgacaTAAGAACATAGGTAATATTcgatacaatattcttttcaaaaaaggaatccatactaattaggaatttgagacattttccaaaaaagaaagtGAAGTTTTGTAATCTTTGTAGACAGAACTTTTGACAAGGAGACGCTAGTAACATCTAATTTGGTAGAACAGGGTAAGTACTCAATGACATAATTTTACTTTTAGTCGTGGGTTTAGATAAAAAGTAAAGTTCCATAATCTTTGTAGAAATAactttttgaagaagaaaagctAGAACCATCAAATTTGGCTAAACATTGTGAGTACTCAATGATATAagtttacttttatatatatcgGTTTGGACAAAAAGTGAAGTCACATAATCACTGTAGAAAGAACTTTTGATAAAAAGACACTAGAACCATCAAATTTGGCAGAACACGGTGAGTACGCACAACTTGGTAGGTACTCCATGACATAATTTTACTTTTAGACATTGATTTCGATAGAAAGTgaatttccataatttttttagaaagaacgTTTGACCCAGAGAGGCTAGAACCATTAGATTTAGCAAAACATGGTGAGTACTCAACGACATAATCTTACTTTTATAGACATTGCTTTGGACAAAAAGTGAAGGTTCATTATCTTTGCAAAAAGAACTCTTTATAAGGAGACGCTAGCACCATCAGAGTTGGCAGAACATGGTGAGTGCTTAACAAcataatttcacttttaaacATTAGTTTGGATAAAAGGTAAAGTTCCACAATCATTGTAGAAGGAACTTTTGACGAGGAGAAGCAAGAACCATCAAATTCTGGAGAACATGGTGAGTACACAATGATATAATTTTACTTTTGTAGAAATTGGTTTAGATAGAAAATGAAGTTTCAgaatttttacaaaaagaacTTTTAAGAGGGAAACGTTAGAACCATCTGATTTGGTGAAATATGGTGAGTACTCAATGGCACAA contains:
- the LOC100248844 gene encoding putative disease resistance protein RGA4, translating into MDEEQLDLDVMQNWIKDLKDAAYDAEDLVDRLATEAYLRQDQVSLPRGMDFRKIRSQFNTKKLNERFDHIRKNAKFIRCVVPTEGGWTSIPVRPDMSTEGGRTSISFPPDMSTIVGREDDKEKIVDMLLDSNYDTEVGIPVIRIVGMTGMGKTTLAQLVYLDARVVKRFKENRIWVCVTVNFDLSRILRDIMMRSNPNINHTNSSLNQLCEDFQKFVRGKCFLLVLDDVWTDNDEEWKRLLDLLREGAKQSRVLATSQKTEVCHVQYMQITHNLNFLSYNDCWSLFQRTAFGQDHCPSQLVESGTRIVRKCQNLPLAVKAMGSFLGRNLDPKKWRKISELDIWEAEKGEPKSTSPSIFPALKSVFLEPAGSSGSPVEPPVRTVQPRFDLNPVQMIGSDRNGDRSTVGPVRPAGPGYSFDKKELVQLWIAEDLIQFQGQKRMEIAGEYFNELLTRSFFQSPDVDRKRYRMHDLFHNLAQSISGPYSCLVKEDNTQYDFSEQTRHVSLMCRNVEKPVLDMIDKSKKVRTLLLPSNYLTDFGQALDKRFGRMKYIRVLDLSSSTILDVPNSIQELKLLRYLNLSKTEIRSLPAFLCKLHNLQTLLLLGCVFLSKLPKNIAKLINLRDLELDEVFWHKTTKLPPRIGSLTSLHNLHAFPVGCDDGYGIEELKGMAKLTGSLRISNLENAVNAGEAKLNEKESLDKLVLEWSSRIASALDEAAEVKVLEDLRPHSDLKELHISNFWGTTFPLWMTDGQLQNLVTVSLKYCGRCKALSLGALPHLQKLNIKGMQELEELKQSEEYPSLASLKISNCPNLTKLPSHFRKLEDVKIKGCNSLKVLAVTPFLKVLVLVGNIVLEDLNEANCSFSSLLELKIYGCPKLETLPQTFTPKKVEIGGCKLLRALPAPESCQQLQHLLLDECEDGTLVGTIPKTSSLNSLVISNISNAVSFPKWPHLPGLKALHILHCKDLVYFSQEASPFPSLTSLKLLSIQWCSQLVTLPDKGLPKSLECLTLGSCHNLQSLGPDDALKSLTSLKDLYIKDCPKLPSLPEEGVSISLQHLVIQGCPILVERCTEDDGGGPDWGKIKDITDREIGSTEVTSSLDFSNQIQDHPKASSTRWHHPFVKYWKERPFDIEMPKPSDLAKHGRTFDEEKQEPSNLGERFTLDKWIQLAGYSAPPGVPPMVAPPVPPRPEQGELPTETTPPVPTPKATSTASPTTPTVPPVTPTTFEPSITISASEFRALVHTFQTLTTTHSALFQQMAELCAHQDQQTTILRQIQQYLGLLPSPQPDLPASSAPIAPFEDTTPAEVRIPPPQDEPPTVTATLVEASSPPEAPTT